Sequence from the Zeugodacus cucurbitae isolate PBARC_wt_2022May chromosome 5, idZeuCucr1.2, whole genome shotgun sequence genome:
aaaatagtatTGAAAGCCATCGGCTCcttttaaattaaaacgtttttcataattaaaaccACTGAATTCTGATCATTGAGCCGAGTGTCAGAATGAACACTCCAAGGCATGTGAACTTCCGCATATTGAAGTCGTGTTTCCCTGCGTATTGCATTCAAAAGtggatttttcataatttttagacgctaataatgttttgaatttCTGATTTTACGCGGAACGGTTGAAAAGTTTGTCTTTACTCCGGCTAATTCCCTGATCTTAGATGCCGACTTAGTAGAATTGTAACCAATTCTTACTTAAAGAAACCAATTCTTACAATTTTATCAGGATCTTTTAAACATCTATCAACATTTCTGGAGCGGCACTTCATTCGTTTGACAATATTTCGATTCAGTCCTTGTTAGTGAAAGAAGTATATTTTTAGGCGTATCAATAGGTTTAAAACATTAGCTGTtcctatattttttgaaatatgctAAAAAACAACCTATGCTAAAAAACAAATGAATTCTTTAATATTAagaatttattaatgaaaacaatTACTCCATTTTACACCAGacgaaaaaaaaacgttaaatgCGTCTAATTCAATGACCAACTAAAAGCGCATGTGGATTCATCGAAGTTTCTAAAGTTTTCGAATGCACAGTTATGCCTGCACAAGCCAAGTAAGTCTATGAACAGTTTTTTATTGAACATGGTTTGAACTTTCATAAGAAAAAGGATTTGCTCAATTAAAATATACCTTGTAGTAAATATAACGggttatttaaagaaaaaatggtTGCGTCTATCCTATGACCAGCAGTGTATGTAccacttaatttcattaaaatatcacaTAATAGTGAAAACTCAATCgaaaatacttaatttacaaaattaggTATTTCATGCATAAGCGAACATTTGCcttgatttcaatttatttggaACGAAACTAAATTATGCTTAAGACTGACTGAGTTGAAGATAACTCAAAAATTGAATGCTTGTGATATAACTactttgtaatttttcatttaataattttaagctcGGCGAGGACACCCCAAAAAGCCTATCCGCAACGGTGGACAAATgtgtttgtataaatttaatgaCTTTTGGTTTTCATTAATAAATCATATCTGtttattttggcaaaaaattattaagttcTTTGGAACATGTATTAAACTAAATTATGCCTGATATTGCAGAGACTAACTGACTGAGTGAGATGAACATAAATTACAAATTGATTGCttatgatacatacatatatgtaactacTTTGTAATCTTTCGCTTACCGTATTTAGGTGGACAAATCCCCAATTAACCTTTGCGCAACCGTCAGGTGAATTACAACAATGGCCATCGAATAGGTTTGTATAAATGTATTGGATTTTGGTTTTCCGTAATAAATTATACTTTTCTATATTCTAGTCGCACAGCAGATCGTGGTgagtattatttatataaacatcaaattgattatttttacattcaataatattttgtaaaacattTCAGCATGTcaagaaatcgaaaaaaattccaATCCCTTTAtcgaaacacacatatatagagGAACTGTAACCAGTTATGGAGAGTACCCTCATATGGCCAGAATTATGTATGATTCAAATAAGTTAAAATGTGGTGGCAGCTTAATAGACAAGCGCTTTGTGCTCACTGCTGCGCATTGTGTAGACGACAATGAGGACAAGGCAATAAAAGTTGTTTTGGGCGTAACTGACTTTAATGATCCAAAACAGAGAAACACTCGACAGAATAGAGATATCAAAGTAATTATATCCACATTCGTTATCTATATACTTTCCGATTCTCTATTAACCTATATTTCACCATAAATTAGAAAATCCATTTACATCCAAACTATGATGATTCTCGTTTATACAATGATATTGCGCTAATTGAATTGGACAGAGATGCCGTATTTAACCAAAACGTGTATCCGACTTGTTTACACACGGATCAAACTGAACTAAGTAGTGGTACTGATCTAGTTGTGACTGGTTGGGGGCAAACTGAATATAAAAGTAAGACGACTGAATACATTTTCTACTTtcatgaattaaattttttatctatTCTTCTTTACCTTTGTACTTTTAGGGTATTCGGCACGTTTGTTAAAGGCTAATTTGCTCTACATGCCTATGCAATTATGTAGAAACATATACGCTAACATTTATGACAATCGTCTAAATCGTGGTATCGTTGATACACAGCTATGTGCGTATTCACCGGATAGAGATGCATGCGCCGGTGACTCTGGCGGTCCGTTACATATTGTTCACGATCAAAGCGCTAATAATTATAGAGTGATGGGTATAGTTTCATTCGGTCCTAAATGTGGTTTCCCGCTACCGGGTGTGTATACGagagtttcaaaatatttagattttatcGAAGGCATTGTTTGGCCAGATGGGTTGTCAAACGAGTTAACAGCCTTTTCATATAGGTTATGATTATAATTGAGTAACCAgtttttttgtatggtaaaacgatgtaaatcagcgttttaaccGATCATTGGCtctttaattaatcaattaacttcCGATCtatgtatttcaatatatataagATATGGTGTTAAATCGTCTAATATTTAtacgtaataaaataaaatgtattcttATTTTGCCatcagaaataatttattaatttaatcaaaaacacacatatttttaaattacttgaaaattatattaccTTTTCACAAACAAGgttgtaaaacaaaatatgtcgttatttctgAATGCAATTTTTACACAATAGGGACAATGACAATGatattgcgcacatttctgcatactcaactccgAAATTGtcttttttgagttatgacactattcctgtaaatgagcgatatgttatCTATGGGTCATAAAATTAATCGGAAAAGTTGGAAAGTGGTAAGTGGCAACAGGGAATTCGGATTTGCAAATGAACGATGACATCAACAAGAATGTTGATTCAGGATTTGTGGTTGATTATGAGTGGCAAACTATTGACTGACATTCATATGCTAGcaccaaatcgtcaaatcaGAGATGTACGGAATCGTGCATACGAccgaataactttggaacaacaagtacaaAGAAATATTCCATTattgaatgagcagcaaaagagtACGTTTGATGAACTGAGAAAGGCTGTCAGTGATGGACACGGTAGACTATTTTTATTCTCTCGTAACaaaagttgcaaagagagtattatagttttgctcacataacggttgtttgtaagtcataaaatatatatatcaaaatgatcaggatgacgagacgagttgaaattccaatgtccgtccgtccgtctgtgcaatggataacttgaataaaaattaagatatattgacgaaacttggtacacatattccttgggaccgtgagagggttcctttgaagatgggcgaaatcggaccactgtcacgcctacaaaatggcggacaccgaaaacatataaagtatcATAATTAAGTCACTCACTTATGAGACAAAAACCTTatcatcgatttcaatgaagatCGCGTAATAAAATTCTATTctcatataatcttggatataacgtacagtcgactctcgttaattcgAAACTCGAGGGACTCTTGAAATATGACGAATTATCGAgtgtttgaaatatcaaatggttcgaaatttgtgagagaaaataaataaaacttcgaaTTATTAAGTGTTGGTtatatgttatttattaatataaaaatgacaagaattAAGAGGTACAttcgtgtacatacatacatgtattcgtAATGTGAATTAATTGATCTTTCGAAAGAACTTTGTTATACTGGTTTGCTTTAAAGCACAATTCTGCTGCTCACACTgctcaataactttttttaagagaaaaagtGCTTGAAATGCTTTTTCGTCACTTTCGCTTTGTAGACAGAAGCTTTGTATGGTATCAAATGAGGATCTTGCTTCCTTAACTGACACCTCTGCCAAAGGTTCCGATGTATCGTCCTCATCTTCGTCGTTACTTTGTATCTGTCGCAGATAAAATTTCGCCATCGGTTAGTAAACCTGAGACAGCAACATTTTCATCCACTTgaacaaaatcagaaaaactCACACCGCAATCGTCAAACATTTATACTTTCTAGGGCTCATAACTAACGCTAACTTTTAATCTGCATACCAACGAAAGAGTAACAGTAGCTGAATAACTAAACAAACCAATTCGTGAGAAGTGTGTGCATCAAATAGTCAAActaatcataacaaaaacaaaggctcGTGTATCTTGATACAAGTTTGAACTTGTCGCAAAATGTACTTACAATCTTTCCGCCTCTTCTCTCTGCAACTTTGAATTGTCGAGTGTTTTACGCTGATGAGTGCGAATTAACGCGTCGTTTTGTTAAATAGCAATGATTTTTTGTTCGAATTACCaagtgtatgaaaatgtattgatttagTTCGAAATATAAAGAGATTTTGTAGGGAACTCGTGATAACTTTGAATTATAGAGAGGTTCGAATTATCGCAGGTTTCaattaacgagagtcgactgtatgtatgttggtggtgaaaattaatgaaatcgattcaggaattacctcagccttatatactatatatgatgatattcgttattctattctatttatgccgaatatatgtgtcaaattgtgtgttatcttaataaaaataaaacaataaatttcgagggtataaaatgttcggttgccctcgaacatagcctttccttacttgcttcTTGGTAAATTTAATagcttatatttcatattttgttagGCCAAAAGTGATGATTCAAAACATCAACCGAGTGTTCTGTTTCACACTCGTCCGAAGATTCCGTGGTATCAGCGCCATTCTTTGCATATTGTATAAAACAGAAATGCATAGCATTTTAAAATAAGATTAACCGCAATATTTTACAAGCGAACATTCCACTAACGAAATCTtcgtattttacaacaaaacgcATGCCAAAGCATTTCCAAAAATAGGGTTTCGGGAAgatgtgaagtaaaatttttatatgggtgattctacgataagaggtaaggCAGTAAAATACAAGCAGACATTTCATAAATCCACGTCCACGTCCTATCGTCCAGCTAATTAAGgggaatataaaatacaatgaaGAAGGTTAGATtaccattaaaaaaatttttgtcaaaCATTTCGGCATGCTTGTACGGCCTGAAGGAAGCAATTGGACAATAGGAGAGGGGTTGTGTTCGCTCATGCCGCACACTTCGATAGTGACAAGTGCAGAAGCTTGTTTCGAAGGATATTATGCAACCTTATAGTCAGTACCTAccattaaatgattatatatgtatatgtatgtattaagttcttctgtacgtgtgtatgtCGCTGCACTCTTCGTATACGGCTGAACCGATCCGAATGCAATTTTTTGTGAGTCTTCAGTTAGATTCGAAATTGGTtggcatttaataaaattgaattttacattttttttaagttttgtatatatttgccaaaaatagaTGACATCATTGTTACTGTATAGGAACCGCCTAAAGGTATGTAAAATTGTTTTGGGAAGTGTTTTATAATTGGAATGTATGAAATCTTCAATCAAACTATATATTACTTCAAGTTTGTtccaacaaaaagaaaacaaaatactttGTTTAATATTCTAATAGCACTAAATAAGCCATTCTatgcaatacaaaaaaaaaaaaaatatttatttactaaaccTTATATTATTATCGCGAGAATGAATGTATGAGTGAAATTCAGTGAATTCGAATGTTTTAAGTAGCCACTGAAGGAGAACTCATATTTTAAGCGATTAGAATTTATATTAaccaattttttaatgaaatgacaTATGTATAAGCATATTTCTAAACGATTGCGTCTTCTTAAGTCTTATCGCTTTTTGTTGTGATTCAGCATGTGAAAGATTTGAGTTTCCCAGAATTTTTGCCGGACACATTCAAAGCAGCTGAaatcaagtacatatgtattcaattGTTTCAATTTCTTTGCCGTTATCTGTGAGCACTGAGCTTTTGACAAAACATTTACAGTAACAAATTTAGCGAGTTGAACATAAGTTAGTATGTGATCCTCTAATTCAAATCGctgtttaaatgttttttccTTTTTGAATTAGGTGAACATACTTTCATAGATTTACTGTGGTGTTGTGCCAATAATGGATGAAATCTGTACAGGAACTATTCCAGTCCCTATAGATAATACTACCTTATTCTATTGGTCTATACTTGTGTCGAATGTACCTCAAATAGTATCACGTAATCAAATACTAACGATAGCTGTATTGAAatgcaacatattttttatgtatcgTTTTCTTAACATCTGAAAATGTAGCCCGGCCTTTGAATTTTGCAAATTCTTCAAGCATGACTCTAGCTGATAAGAGTGAAATGGGTTTGCTTGGAATTCAACTATAAAGGCTTTATTCGGCCAATAACAACACTATAATTCTTAATAATAATGTGATAAACTAAAGAAGCTCAAACAATTGAATTATTATACATAATCGCTGCTTAAGCCGAGTTCAGTTCAATTCACTTCAGTTGAGTTTTGGTAGTGCTGGTGATAACATTTGTCGAGTGTTCGGAACAAATTAGTTCAACGTTTCAATTTCTCTGTTCAAATTATTTGCTGCACCAAGTGGTGgtgaatgtataaaaaatataataaaaattgtgtttaattaatAAGCGGTTCTAAGACGTTCTTAGCATACTCGACATGCGTTAATAAACCAGCTGAAATCAATGTGCGTTCGACaagatttaatgaaatttcatgaattatgatttttaattgatcgcattttttcattaatgtgtttgtgtatatattttgaatacaaAGAACTGTTATTGCTAAACTGAAATGCCACGAAGTTTTTCAAATCTTTGAGATAACAAAAGTTTCCTCTTAAtatccatataaatatgtatttgaaatgttttaaCTACATCTAATTTCACTAACAAATACGGAATACTGGAGTTGAAGTGATTGGAATTGATTAATaactaaattgttattttaatatttttattatttacgaatttttgtgagaatttgtataaaattatacatattttctaaattacttgttaaaattaaaaataattacttttttcattACAGATAATTTAATTTCCGAGTACAAATATTCCCAGAACTATTACAAAAATGGCAGCAACCGCTCCCAatcgcattttatttttgttaattattttgtttgacACTTGGTGCCTTGGAACTTTGGCTCAACAAGGTATGTATGTCAGTATGTGATTAACTAAATTATCATAACTAGAGAGGtttcttttgaaaaaataaaaatatatatattttgttgacaTTAATGACTTGTTCGaatgaacaaatattcttatgATTGATATATCTTATTAGTGCGAATATACCTATAGTTAGCCAATATTTTAGCTTAGTTTGGGATCTCTGATTTGTTTGTCCGtaacaaacattttaataactttCATGTTGTAATATCGCTCAACCAAGCTCAATCACCGATAAACTTCATATTTCTTTTACTCCAATTGGCCCGTATTTTCAATTAACGTCATCATTTCACTCTTTGCTTTTTAGAAAGTTCTCTATGTTCGAACGATACAGCAGTGTGCACCAAGATCCAAAACTGtcgaataaagtttaaaagaggTTTGACGATTTGTGATTACAGGAATAATGAAACCTTTATTTGCTGTCCGTACGTATATCTCATGTATTAACCAATGTAAGATTTTAGAGTAGTTAGTAACGTAACACACAAATTGAATGCTTGTGATATAACTACTTTGTAATTTTTCGCTTAACGGTATTAGGTGGACACAAAGAGTCAATGTGCCAATGTCAGGTGAATTACAACAATGGCCATCGACTAGGTTTGTATAAATGTTTTGGATTTTGGTTTTCATtaccaaattatatatttttatttttgtagaaaattcagatttagaatttttataaggTCTTTCGAACGTCCAACTAATCGTGGtgagtataatatataaaaaccaaacaacaaaTTGAGTATTAATCGTTTGAAAAACATTACagcatgtaaaaaaatcgaacaaGGGttagataataaaatatataagattCGACCACGTATAAGTGGAGGAATAGCCACCAGTTATGCTGAGTATCCCCATATGGCCGGAATTATGTACGCTTCAAATATGTTGAGATGTGGTGGCAGCTTAATTGATAAGCGTTTTGTGCTCACAGCTGCGCATTGCGCAAACCCCGAAAATGATACAGCAGTACAGGTTGTTTTGGGCGTAAATGACTTTAATGATGCAACACAGACAGAAACTCGACAGGATATAAATATCAAAGTAATTATATCCGCATTCATTATCTATATACTTTCCGGTTCTGTATTAACAATATTTCACCATAAATTAGAAAATTCATGTTCATCCAAACTACGATGTTTTTGGTTTATACAATGATATTGCGGTAATTGAATTGGACAGAGATGCCGTATTCAATCAGAACGTGTATCCGACTTGTCTATCAACGGATCAAAGTGAATTGCCCAAAGATGTTGATCTAGTTGTGACTGGTTGGGGGCTAACTGAATATAATAGTAAGACAACTGTATACAATTTTCTATTTGCACGAAACcaattcgtttactttataaattttttaccttGTTTCTTAATACATTTAGAGACTTCCAGTATTTTATTAGCGACCAATTTGAGTTACACATCCCTTCAATCATGTGGTAACAGTTACGCTAAGGCCAATGATGGCCGCTTGTATCATGACATCGTTGATACACAGCTATGTGCGTATTCACCAGGTAGAGATGCATGTGGCGGTGACTCTGGCGGTCCGTTACATATCGTTAAagataaaagcataaataattacAGAGTAGTGGGTGTAGTTTCATTCGGAACTGAATGTGGTTGTCCGCTACCTGGCGTATATACTAGAGTgtcaaaatatttagattttatcGAAGCCGTTGTATGGCCTGAGTTGTGTTATCAAGCATGATaactatatatttctatatataagaTATGCTGTTAAATCGTTTATATTTATACGTAATACAATTTAAAGTATTCTTCTTTTgccattataaataaattattagtttaCTCAAgagcatacatttttataaatgacTCGAAAATGTTATGAAGTTAGATGTGATTACTTAGAGTTTTTACCGGATGCAATCACAACAATTACGTTTTAGTATTGTCGAGTAACAAATTTAGTTGAGTTGAGAGCATGCAAGCACCTCATTTAAACCGATATTTAAATGCTTTCTTCAAAGCTAATTCGTTATGGAAGACCTATGACATGGATATTGTTCGAAACCATGATTGATTAAACCGTTATTTGatgtcaaaattaaatttcaccacCAAAGAAAAGAGAACATATGTTAGAGAGAGTAATATTTCATCGTAAGTAATTACAGTCTATTAGAATAGATGTTAAAATTTGTAACGGTAAATTAAAGATAACTGTTAAGCTTTTGAAAAGCTCTTTAAGTAAGTATTAGGGAACACAAGTATTCTATAAAATCAACTAGAGTGTTGACTCACAGTGGTGAATATGGTGCTCGAGTAAAAATTTGAACATACGTCCGTTATACATATCTGATATACAGTGAAAAGTAAGAACGGATCTGACATGATTTATATGTTTGCGTCATCTATATCTATAATTTCGTCTAGATATTCCGAATTCTTGATATACTTATACATGCTTACTTAATTGGTATTTATTCACACTTCAAAATGATCACATTGAGACAGGGAACAGTGATATTTTCGAACGGTGACGTTTACGACGGGATTTGAGTACTTGTAAAGAAAAGAGATCGCAACAAAAAATCAttacacaaaagcaaaaaaaaaaagtaaacaacaagCTGAGCTTATCACTTCAATTTACTGCATTCCATTCAGGGAGAACAACGCTAAATGCCACCAAGGAATTGTATTCATCTTTCTCTCTCTTGCTTTCGCTATTGTTTGCTTTTTCTAAAGCTTTGCCTTTAATGCGGCTTATTGCAATCACTGTTCTTGCTGTGTTGGAAGTACATCGGTGGACAGTCtgattctgtttctgtttcggGGTTACGTGGACCCAACTGTAATAGTAACTAATGACGCGCTCGCAATTTAGTTCAACCGAAATCAATGTGTGTTCGAGAAGTGTGTGGAAAtccaaattttttctaaatattttttaagtgttcTCGTTTTCCTTAACGCATTTGtataatcaatatatgtattatatgttttttaaatgatttaaaatagAACTGGCAAAAGTGTGCGAATTTGACGAAGTCTaaaggaaaagaaaatattgcacTGATAACGAAGTACTCGTACACGACATATTATGCGTATTGCATTGCCACGAATTCGCACGAACAGGAAGACCACGCAAAATAAAGCTTTTCGAAAATAACATTGCACTTGATGCAATTACACTGGCGTTAGTAatactacacatacatatgtatgtatgtatgtatatgtattattgtATAAAGTGGAACATTTGCTATTGAGGAATTGTGATATAAAAGCGGACTAGTTTAATCATTTTGAATGACACAAATGACAAGTTactgtaaaaaatgaaaatagaaaatactttTCGTGTCgactataaattattaaaaaaaaacttattttcttcttttcagaaaatataatattcaaagtCTTCaaagaattataataaaaatgtgcgCAACTGTTCTCAATcggtttttaattttgttaattatttgctTTGGCAATTGGTGCTTAGCAGATTTGAAACTAGAAGGTACGTATGTAAATAAGTGCTTAACTAATTTAAGAGGTTATAACAGTGCAGCACATGAAAAATTAAGcgatttttgcgattttttttaaagaacagCAGAAAATTTTGAAGTTTCTTGGACgcaataaggtatattttcagctatatactaacttttatttttttatttta
This genomic interval carries:
- the LOC105208802 gene encoding serine protease persephone isoform X1, yielding MAATAPFRFLILLIIVFDNWCLGTLAQQENCPCQNENYSGVCTRIPNCPTIFNRHLMVCSYWYNEPIICCPILSSARTPQKAYPQRWTNVWTNPQLTFAQPSGELQQWPSNSRTADRACQEIEKNSNPFIETHIYRGTVTSYGEYPHMARIMYDSNKLKCGGSLIDKRFVLTAAHCVDDNEDKAIKVVLGVTDFNDPKQRNTRQNRDIKKIHLHPNYDDSRLYNDIALIELDRDAVFNQNVYPTCLHTDQTELSSGTDLVVTGWGQTEYKRYSARLLKANLLYMPMQLCRNIYANIYDNRLNRGIVDTQLCAYSPDRDACAGDSGGPLHIVHDQSANNYRVMGIVSFGPKCGFPLPGVYTRVSKYLDFIEGIVWPDGLSNELTAFSYRL
- the LOC105208802 gene encoding serine protease persephone isoform X2, which translates into the protein MAATAPFRFLILLIIVFDNWCLGTLAQQENCPCQNENYSGVCTRIPNCPTIFNRHLMVCSYWYNEPIICCPSARTPQKAYPQRWTNVWTNPQLTFAQPSGELQQWPSNSRTADRACQEIEKNSNPFIETHIYRGTVTSYGEYPHMARIMYDSNKLKCGGSLIDKRFVLTAAHCVDDNEDKAIKVVLGVTDFNDPKQRNTRQNRDIKKIHLHPNYDDSRLYNDIALIELDRDAVFNQNVYPTCLHTDQTELSSGTDLVVTGWGQTEYKRYSARLLKANLLYMPMQLCRNIYANIYDNRLNRGIVDTQLCAYSPDRDACAGDSGGPLHIVHDQSANNYRVMGIVSFGPKCGFPLPGVYTRVSKYLDFIEGIVWPDGLSNELTAFSYRL
- the LOC105208802 gene encoding serine protease persephone isoform X3, which translates into the protein MAATAPFRFLILLIIVFDNWCLGTLAQQENCPCQNENYSGVCTRIPNCPTIFNRHLMVCSYWYNEPIICCPWTNPQLTFAQPSGELQQWPSNSRTADRACQEIEKNSNPFIETHIYRGTVTSYGEYPHMARIMYDSNKLKCGGSLIDKRFVLTAAHCVDDNEDKAIKVVLGVTDFNDPKQRNTRQNRDIKKIHLHPNYDDSRLYNDIALIELDRDAVFNQNVYPTCLHTDQTELSSGTDLVVTGWGQTEYKRYSARLLKANLLYMPMQLCRNIYANIYDNRLNRGIVDTQLCAYSPDRDACAGDSGGPLHIVHDQSANNYRVMGIVSFGPKCGFPLPGVYTRVSKYLDFIEGIVWPDGLSNELTAFSYRL